The following are encoded in a window of Oncorhynchus keta strain PuntledgeMale-10-30-2019 chromosome 10, Oket_V2, whole genome shotgun sequence genomic DNA:
- the LOC118389093 gene encoding EGF-containing fibulin-like extracellular matrix protein 2, with translation MLRIYLCLSVVVNVAVSQEAEEPISYTCTDGYTFDMERQECKDINECTTVPDACKGGMRCINHFGGYFCLPQNAQIIVSNGDDEPTVAPLVEEQPPLAPAPALPVQRVIQSSFQSQGTMQCAAGFVVDELNYCRDVNECEGSNPCQHQCYNIMGSFICQCEQGYELASNQASCQDIDECAFSSYMCQWQCVNQPGGYVCTCPEGYQLQGNRMCQDIDECETGNNCREDEMCWNYFGGFRCYPRNPCHEPYVKTGEGRCSCQSLTICRGLPPSIVYKYMSISSERSVPADIFQIQATSVYPNMHNTFRVKSGNEGGEFILRRSSNVSAMLVMTKPLTGPREHVVDLEMVTHNNVLNYRSSSLLRLTIIVGPYAF, from the exons TGTACAGATGGCTATACATTTGACATGGAACGACAAGAATGCAAAG ACATCAACGAGTGTACCACGGTGCCCGACGCCTGCAAGGGCGGCATGAGGTGCATCAATCATTTCGGAGGCTACTTCTGCCTGCCCCAGAATGCCCAGATCATCGTTAGTAATGGTGACGACGAGCCCACCGTGGCCCCTCTGGTGGAAGAACAGCCTCCTCTGGCACCCGCCCCTGCTTTGCCTGTCCAACGGGTCATCCAGAGCTCTTTCCAAAGCCAGGGCACCATGCAGTGTGCTGCAGGGTTCGTGGTGGACGAGCTCAACTACTGCCGTG ATGTGAACGAGTGTGAGGGGAGCAATCCCTGTCAACACCAGTGCTACAACATCATGGGCTCCTTCATCTGCCAGTGTGAGCAGGGTTATGAGCTAGCCTCCAACCAAGCCTCCTGCCAAG ATATTGATGAATGCGCCTTCTCGAGCTACATGTGCCAGTGGCAGTGTGTGAATCAGCCCGGAGGGTATGTCTGTACCTGCCCCGAGGGATACCAGCTCCAAGGCAACCGAATGTGCCAAG ACATAGATGAGTGTGAAACAGGAAACAACTGCCGCGAGGACGAGATGTGTTGGAACTACTTTGGCGGTTTCCGCTGCTACCCCAGGAACCCTTGCCACGAGCCCTATGTGAAGACAGGAGAGGG GCGTTGCAGCTGCCAGTCGCTCACAATTTGCCGAGGCCTGCCGCCGTCCATCGTCTACAAGTACATGAGCATCTCGTCTGAGCGCTCCGTCCCAGCCGACATCTTCCAGATCCAGGCAACGAGCGTCTACCCTAACATGCACAATACATTCAGGGTCAAGTCTGGCAACGAGGGAGGAGAGTTCATCCTCAGG CGCTCCAGTAACGTCAGTGCCATGCTGGTGATGACCAAGCCGCTGACCGGACCGCGGGAGCATGTGGTTGACCTGGAGATGGTCACCCACAACAATGTCCTCAACTACCGCTCCAGCTCTCTGCTCCGGCTCACCATCATCGTGGGACCCTATGCCTTCTAA